A genomic stretch from Etheostoma cragini isolate CJK2018 chromosome 8, CSU_Ecrag_1.0, whole genome shotgun sequence includes:
- the lingo1a gene encoding leucine-rich repeat and immunoglobulin-like domain-containing nogo receptor-interacting protein 1: MAAGEATGHSYLVACWQPILILMLGTVLSGSTTGCPSRCECNVQERSVMCHRKKLMTVPEGIPAETRLLDLSKNRIRTINPDEFANFPNLEHLELSENTISTIEPGAFNNLYGLRTMGLRSNKLKLIQLGVFTGLSNLTQLDISENKIVILLDYMFQDLYNLRSLEVGDNDLVFISHRAFHGLSSLEHLSLEKCNLSSVPTEAFTHLHSLITLRLRLLNINVIRDYSFKRLYRLKVLEIANWPYLDTMTPNCLYGLNLTSLTIANANLTTVPYVALRHLVYLRFLNLSYNPIHTIEGNKLHDLLRLQEFHLVGGRLAMIEPYSFRGLNYLKILNVSGNSLSTLEESAFHSVGNLETLALYDNPLACDCRLLWVFRRRWRLNFNRQQPTCASPEFVQGKEFKDFPDVLQPNYFTCRKSRIRDRKPQQKFVDEGAIVHFACQADGDPAPVIMWLSPQKKFITTKTIGRLSVLPDGTLEVRYAQIQDNGTYVCIASNAGGNDTSLAHLHIHSYSPDWPHQPNKTFAFISNQPAETGANGTRANAPFPFDIKTLIIATTMGFISFLGVVLFCLVLLFLWSRGKGNTKHNIEIEYVPRKSDAGMSSNTVDAPRKFNMKMI, encoded by the coding sequence ATGGCAGCTGGGGAAGCGACTGGGCACAGCTACCTGGTGGCTTGCTGGCAGCCCATTCTGATCCTGATGCTCGGCACTGTGCTGTCTGGCTCAACAACAGGTTGTCCATCCCGCTGTGAGTGCAATGTTCAAGAGCGTTCTGTGATGTGCCACCGCAAGAAGCTCATGACAGTTCCCGAGGGAATACCTGCAGAAACAAGACTGCTGGACCTCAGCAAAAACCGCATAAGAACCATCAACCCAGATGAGTTTGCCAACTTTCCCAACCTTGAACACCTGGAGCTCAGTGAAAACACTATCTCCACTATTGAACCTGGTGCGTTCAACAACCTTTACGGCTTGCGGACAATGGGGCTTCGTAGCAACAAGCTTAAGCTGATCCAGCTCGGTGTCTTTACAGGATTGAGCAATCTCACACAGCTGGACATAAGTGAGAACAAGATCGTCATCCTGTTGGACTACATGTTCCAGGATTTGTACAACCTCCGGTCTTTAGAGGTGGGTGATAACGACCTGGTTTTCATCTCCCACCGGGCGTTTCATGGCCTAAGCAGCCTTGAGCACCTGAGTCTTGAGAAGTGCAACTTGTCTTCTGTGCCAACAGAGGCTTTTACCCACCTTCACAGTTTAATCACTCTTAGGCTGCGCCTCCTCAATATCAATGTCATACGGGATTATTCCTTCAAACGGCTCTATCGGCTGAAAGTGTTGGAAATAGCCAATTGGCCATATCTGGATACGATGACCCCAAATTGCTTGTATGGATTAAATCTCACCTCCCTAACCATTGCAAATGCCAACCTGACCACAGTTCCTTATGTAGCCCTGCGGCACTTGGTTTATTTGCGCTTTCTTAATCTTTCCTATAACCCTATCCACACAATTGAGGGGAATAAGCTACACGATCTTCTGCGTCTGCAGGAATTTCACCTAGTAGGAGGCAGACTGGCAATGATTGAGCCCTACTCTTTCCGTGGTCTAAACTACCTGAAGATTCTTAATGTGTCTGGAAACTCTCTTAGCACTTTAGAAGAGTCTGCTTTCCATTCAGTTGGCAACCTGGAAACCCTTGCCTTGTATGATAATCCCCTGGCCTGTGACTGCCGACTGTTATGGGTTTTTCGACGACGCTGGAGACTAAACTTCAACAGGCAGCAGCCAACCTGTGCCTCGCCTGAGTTTGTCCAAGGCAAAGAATTCAAAGATTTCCCGGATGTTCTGCAGCCTAACTACTTCACATGTCGCAAGTCTAGGATTAGGGATCGCAAACCCCAGCAGAAATTTGTTGACGAGGGAGCCATCGTTCATTTTGCTTGCCAAGCAGATGGAGATCCGGCTCCAGTGATAATGTGGTTATCCCCGCAGAAAAAGTTTATCACTACCAAAACAATTGGAAGGCTGTCCGTTTTGCCAGACGGTACACTCGAGGTTCGCTATGCCCAGATTCAGGACAATggcacatatgtgtgtatagCTAGCAATGCAGGCGGAAATGACACGTCTCTTGCTCACCTGCACATTCATAGCTACTCGCCTGACTGGCCACACCAGCCCAACAAGACTTTTGCCTTCATCTCCAACCAGCCCGCAGAAACTGGTGCTAATGGTACAAGAGCCAATGCTCCTTTCCCCTTTGATATAAAGACGTTGATCATTGCGACCACTATGGGCTTCATCTCTTTCCTCGGTGTCGTCTTGTTTTGCCTGGTACTGCTTTTCCTTTGGAGCAGAGGTAAAGGCAACACTAAGCACAACATAGAGATTGAGTATGTGCCACGGAAATCGGACGCTGGCATGAGCAGCAACACAGTGGATGCTCCTCGcaagtttaacatgaaaatgatttaa